AGCAACATCCCatagctggaaatgtgaaataagatgagaacatgctggaaatagacATTTATTCATTTCCTCTCATCATTGAATGTATTTAACAATTTtaataaagggatatttcagcacatttttCAACTGCTCTCTAAACTGAGTTTGGGTCAGGGCATAAATcgcagtatttgtgcagcaactcagtagctgcagcatgaatcccactTCCTGTAGAAATTGAGGTAGCACTACAGACACTGACCCCACATTCCAGATCCGCCACCATATCGAATATACCATTAACAGTGCCCATAACagtatgaaattggccgagataactaacagtaaaatgatggatttccttcggttctccatctctggatctctgcgactctccccactgttgtgagcccggagtctcctctgTCCTTTGCTGCtcgctaaaatgtgtctgacggtaagagcattgagcagcagaatcaccacaaatgggatccCCGGTGTTAGAATGTGATGAAGGAACTCGATTGTGGCCCAGATCAGAGAATACTGAACATCCATTCTCTCAATACAAAACCAGGGTTGGTTCATCAGCCGATATCgatctgttaacataaaataccagaacatgttctttaaacagctcagcacagtcactgttcccagaaccacagctgctgttttctcactgcaatatctacttttcagcttctggcaacaaatagccacaaatcgattaaaggtgaaagtgacggtgaaccagacagagcagtctgtggctgcgtaaagcaggatggcgtggatattacaGCTGGGGATGAACACTACGAACTGAAACTTCTCCTGATAAACAATGgggatgtgtctcaatatcaggtcgagtATAATGATCAGtacatccgccactgccatggccaccaggtagtgagtgatacagttagagagaccgcactttccccgagacaggatcccaatcgtcagtacGTTAACTGTGAGGAAACGAAAGGAACAGGGCTGCGAGGAAAGCTACCAGGTTGAAGTAGTACTAATTCAGATATGTAAATATGCACTGTATCCAGGATGTTTTAAAATGATTGTGCCTCTGTCAGGGTTATCCACTGGAGACAGTAATTATCATTCAATGAAATCAACCATTAATATTAATATTTTGGATGAAATAAAACATGCACAGCAACAGCTTACAGGAGATCAGATAAACTTCACTGTTGGTCTGACACTTTATTTTACTTTCCAGTAAAAACAAATGATCAGAGGGTTTTAGCAAATAAAGAAGACAAAAAAAACATTtacaggaaaggaaggaaggaacagTTAGAAAGTACAATGCTTGACCGACTGAGAGTGTCCCTCCCCTCTGACATGGAGCACTGAATTCCATTACAGCAAAGTAATGATTCAAATTAATCAACTGAAAATTTAGTGAATTTAATAAATTTATTCTTGGAAGATAAATCACACTTGTTCTCACATCATGACATCTAGAAAAATAAACACTGATATGAAGTAGGAGATGCTGCAAAGTGAGTTTTGTTCTGAGGCATTAAAGCCAAATATTTCACAAAATATATGTGATCTATATCAGTAAAGAGGTTTCTAAAACTCGGTATAATTATTTGCATCCAACAAAATTTGATTGAAGATGGTATGAAATTGCgaatgaggaggaggaggccactcggcccttcgaagcagctccaccattcaataagttcatggctggtctgatcagtccacatttccacctaactctgataacctttcactcccttgcttatcaagaatctatctgcctttgCCTTAAAGAATTAGAAGACActtcttccaccaccttttgatgaAGATAATTCCAAattctcacaaccctctgaaagaaaaaaaaatctcttcacatctggcttaaatgggcgaccccattttttttaaacagtgacccctggatctatattctcccacaaggggaaacatcctgttcacatccacccagtcaagagccctcaggatctcatatgtttcagtCATGTcgtttcttactcttctaaattccagcagatgcaagtctggcctgtcca
This genomic interval from Heterodontus francisci isolate sHetFra1 chromosome 21, sHetFra1.hap1, whole genome shotgun sequence contains the following:
- the LOC137381021 gene encoding probable G-protein coupled receptor 139 — protein: MDWNITTVGRSFSWDLYILSAFYDVLSLESRINFVLAIIQYIYYLILVIVGVPVNVLTIGILSRGKCGLSNCITHYLVAMAVADVLIIILDLILRHIPIVYQEKFQFVVFIPSCNIHAILLYAATDCSVWFTVTFTFNRFVAICCQKLKSRYCSEKTAAVVLGTVTVLSCLKNMFWYFMLTDRYRLMNQPWFCIERMDVQYSLIWATIEFLHHILTPGIPFVVILLLNALTVRHILASSKGQRRLRAHNSGESRRDPEMENRRKSIILLLVISANFILLWALLMVYSIWWRIWNVGSVSVVLPQFLQEVGFMLQLLSCCTNTAIYALTQTQFREQLKNVLKYPFIKIVKYIQ